GCTGGGCAACTGAGCAGCTGTTGTGCGGCCTCACACATGCAGtggcgaaatgactgccccacccacTGCCTGAGCACCCTGCCCAGGTAGGTTCCACATTCTGCATGTGTGAGGCCGCACAACAGCCGCTCGGCTGCCctgcagtagaggatccaaattgtcaaTTTGCGCCatttctataaataaaaaaaaaagaaggtaaatatattttgcaccATATTGtctttccattttgttttctattgttTCCCTTGCATATCATATTTTCATTGTAGTCTCTTATTAATTTCAGAAACAAAGACACTGTAAGATTACAGAgataaataaactaaaagactaAAATAAAACCCTTCAAATGCCAACACTTCTAGGCATAGTTGCAGAGCCCATATGAGCAACACTCCCCCTTCTTGCATCTGTTATGGCACCGACCACAATGATTCTTATTGAACATTGGGTTCACACAATTCCCCCTACAACATATGTCCGAATACTTACACTTATTCCCACACCACCCGCAATTTAACCGGTCAGTCATCACATTAACACATTTCTTCTTGCAACAATCTCGCCCTCCACTCCCTTTAGCTCGACAAATCCTAGGGAACTTGTCACAAGTCAATTTACATCGACCGGTTGGTGTTTCCTGTGCAAGGAAACGGCTTATCACTTGCTGAGAAGCTGCTTCATCACTTTCTGGAAGCTCAAAAGAGTCAGGTTCACCGTCCGGTGGGTTAACCTCCAGCTTAGGCACTTCATTGCTATTGGCATGAACAAGAACCATGGCTAGTAAGAGTAGGAACAAGAGCTTCATTGATTCCATGTTGGTAAAGAGTAGAGGTTGGATGGTGAGAATTTATAGGGAAATTGGAGGGAGAGTTGACCCTAGGAAAGAGAAGGTATATACGTCCTGCTTTATATTGGTGGTTCTAATTCGTGACAGCCCTTGCAAGATACAAATCAAAATGCCCCAATAAGAAGTAACTATAAGCCTAAGGTTTGATTCCAAGTTAAGTTAACCCTTTCATATATGGCATGCATGAACTTACATATAAGGTGTCAAAACGGTTGGTTTGGTTTAGTCTGGTTTCAGTTGGGCTGAATCTATTTCGGTCTGTTACTAGATCaactcaaaaccaaaccattaagaaagtTTCGATTTTGGTCTGGTTTCTTGTCATTTTATTGTTTCTAATTTATGTAATTAGGCTACTATATGGTTCGGTTCGATCTAGTTTCAATTGAGTGGTTCGgttcaatttttttggtttcggtgtcAGTTTCAGGGaaatcgaaactgaaccaaTAAGAAATTTTCGGCTTGGTTTCGGTTTTGATTCAGTTTGTGATATTGATTGCAATTCGGTTTGAAAACCAGGTATAGACTGTTTTGGGTAGGGATTAGGTAGAGTTATTAGGGTTTGGGTCTTGGTTTTAGTGTTCGATTCGGTTCAGATTTCCAAACCGAGCCAAAATCGAATGTTATTCTAACCCATAAACCGAACCCGAATCAATAAAGCACCGGTTAGATTTTGATTGGGATCAAACGGGTCGCGTAGGGCCAGTTTTACCATTTCggtttaggttttgacacccttgcATGTAACATAAGGAGATTAATTAATGggtaaaatctttttttttttcttcctgattTCTTATTGGGTTAATATCAGTTCAGTCTCATTTTTATCAGGTTCGACCTGATTTTGTTTCGATTTCTATCAGTTTCATAAAACCTCaacctgaaaccaaaccgataagaatttggttcaattcaacttctatatatttttttttttggtccaacaTGTGGTTGGAATACTTGAACCAAATCAAAGCCCGTTTTAAGCTTAAATTAAGTGCTAAAAGGTTCTCTTCACCTACAAGTCTTGGTAGTATTATGAGATACATATGATGTCATGTTGATGAGATAACTAATGTGCGGTGGACATCGACCAATCAATCCAGAGTGTCATCTATACGTGAAATTTTGATATCAGCATTGATTAATTGATTCTTTTAAATCTTGGGAGGCATAGAGCCTAAAAGGTTTGACTGAGATGGCTGTAATTTGTTTTCAGACTTAAAACAAAGAATCGGGTTTTCCTCAAAGCCATTGTGAAAGGAATTCCCTCATCTATTATAATGGATTGTAATGTAATTTAAACTTTCAACTAGTAGGGGAGTAATGTGTaagaaatttttattattatgggcttaattaattcttGGGTTAGTCACTTATAGTCGGAGTCTATGTATGAACCGATTTGATTTGTCACACACACAGAGAAAGGCCAACCCAACTCACTTGTGGAACCGAGATTAGGGTTGAGACAATATTATATATACTAGTCTTGGGTCCCTACAGCCTCCCCATCatatttttctcctctttcttccaCAAAGAAGAGACTCGTGGAGTGACAGCAGGCTGTGGAAGACACAAGTCAAAGCGTGGTCGATTTTGCGACAAGGGTGTTTTACATGTCAATCATCATCAATAGATGTACGGTGCAAGGTACATCTAACCCCTACATTTGTATGTTTGTAAATCGTATTCTAGGTTTCTgaatggagattagggtttcCATCTAGAAACCCATGGATTTCTTCTAACATAATGACGATGTAAGATTTGTAGTTGAACCCTTCATGTGgttgaagaaaaattttctcTTAAAACGATGTGTTGCAATTGTGTTTTATCCATTAATCTGCTTGTAAAATGTTGgcaatgatacatccaatattcacagggccaatcaacgaccgccacgtgtcatagacgacccgccccatagccaaggggaacgaaccggagtcccagcaccattcgggggcggccactactcgggcgcggccacacatccggggcgcggcctcacccaggcacggcctcctcaccagggcgcggcctcctcacagcctcacccaggcgcggcctcctcaaggcctcacctaggcgcggcctcacccagcgccgCCTCCTCACCAGgacgcggcctcctcacagcctcacccaggcgtggcctcacccaggcgcggcctcacccaggcgcggcctcctcacggcctcacctaggcgcggcctcacccaggcgcggcctcctcaccagggcgcggcctcctcacagcctcacccaggcgcggcctcacccaggcgcggcctcctcacggcctcacctaggcgcggcctcacccaggcgcggcctcctcacagcctcaccaggcgcggcctcacccaggcgcggcctcctcaccagggcgcggcctcacccaggcgcagcatcatgggcacctgaggtgggggccacccatctacgacccgatcgtatcgctaagactcatgtcactaccaggactctagacccttagaggtcacgtcatccagacggattcaagcaccaaggacgttatcaccacacgcggatatctatccaccaaggatcctgatgccaccaggacactccctcccacggggagatggccaatcaggatagagccccgttacccagggcctctatccactcaacggcacaatcgtcaatcaaacggggactctccacaccgccatatgctactataaaaggcaaaggtacacaaccccataagggacatctaaactcataccgaataatcactattcatctgtttgcgcccaggagatctaactttggcatcggagagccctaggccgggaccacaccggttctctctgattgacccctttggtccacttgcaggtgacggcactcgcaggaccgctcgacgatttcttgacgcaacaggcaAAAACACTGATAtcaaaagaagagaacaaagaGATAGCCTAACTTGAACGAGAACGCTTTGTCCTTAAGAtagtatttgcaccctattactgcactgggttgcagcaaatctacctcccaagataaaacaggctggactgattactgatttgcagagacagtaatcacttgaaactatcaAAGAAT
This DNA window, taken from Telopea speciosissima isolate NSW1024214 ecotype Mountain lineage unplaced genomic scaffold, Tspe_v1 Tspe_v1.0674, whole genome shotgun sequence, encodes the following:
- the LOC122648269 gene encoding stigma-specific STIG1-like protein 1, with translation MESMKLLFLLLLAMVLVHANSNEVPKLEVNPPDGEPDSFELPESDEAASQQVISRFLAQETPTGRCKLTCDKFPRICRAKGSGGRDCCKKKCVNVMTDRLNCGWCGNKCKYSDICCRGNCVNPMFNKNHCGRCHNRCKKGECCSYGLCNYA